Proteins encoded in a region of the Sugiyamaella lignohabitans strain CBS 10342 chromosome B, complete sequence genome:
- the RTC2 gene encoding Rtc2p (Putative vacuolar membrane transporter for cationic amino acids; likely contributes to amino acid homeostasis by exporting cationic amino acids from the vacuole; positive regulation by Lys14p suggests that lysine may be the primary substrate; member of the PQ-loop family, with seven transmembrane domains; similar to mammalian PQLC2 vacuolar transporter; RTC2 has a paralog, YPQ1, that arose from the whole genome duplication; GO_component: GO:0071627 - integral component of fungal-type vacuolar membrane [Evidence IDA] [PMID 23169667]; GO_component: GO:0016021 - integral component of membrane [Evidence IEA]; GO_component: GO:0016021 - integral component of membrane [Evidence ISM] [PMID 12192589]; GO_component: GO:0016020 - membrane [Evidence IEA]; GO_component: GO:0031966 - mitochondrial membrane [Evidence IEA]; GO_component: GO:0005739 - mitochondrion [Evidence IEA]; GO_component: GO:0005739 - mitochondrion [Evidence IDA] [PMID 16823961]; GO_component: GO:0005774 - vacuolar membrane [Evidence IEA]; GO_component: GO:0005773 - vacuole [Evidence IEA]; GO_function: GO:0015326 - cationic amino acid transmembrane transporter activity [Evidence IMP,ISA] [PMID 23169667]; GO_process: GO:0006865 - amino acid transport [Evidence IEA]; GO_process: GO:0034488 - basic amino acid transmembrane export from vacuole [Evidence IMP,ISA] [PMID 23169667]; GO_process: GO:0006810 - transport [Evidence IEA]), producing MLENIDPPSHLRVVLSGMAGSSSLACWIVLLLPQLIEQWRLKSADGISIGFLIIWLLGDVTNLAGSLWANLRPEVILLAVWYCIADSLIMVSYFYYKRLARLRQARKAHKHKQHRPSSGDDHEEDPTAPLLDRRNSANRKRPSTSAINEDDEVNTNGPSHHEHHEHRHHHHHNQTRRDSLTSIVLETSSSSGIFSKVVLPVLFVIASGILGYLVSGNQSDNTGEISDEPLALGPQILGYTSAVLYLSARIPQIIQNHQRRSTHGLSLVFFVFSVLGNATYAAGILLYRTDIQWVTLYFPWLLGSLGTILEDCVIFLQFYMYDSEHKDEDSESAVHD from the coding sequence ATGcttgaaaatattgacCCTCCCTCGCACCTTAGGGTGGTGCTGTCTGGCATGGCTGGTTCGTCGAGTTTAGCATGTTGGATTGTACTTTTATTACCACAACTCATCGAACAATGGAGGTTAAAAAGTGCAGATGGCATTTCCATTGGATTTCTCATAATCTGGCTATTGGGAGATGTAACAAACTTGGCTGGCTCACTATGGGCAAATCTCCGTCCTGAAGTTATTTTACTGGCAGTCTGGTACTGTATTGCCGATAGTCTTATCATGGTGTCATACTTTTATTATAAACGTCTCGCGAGACTGAGACAAGCTAGAAAGGCTCATAAACACAAACAACATAGACCAAGTAGCGGCGATGACCATGAAGAGGACCCTACGGCTCCATTACTAGACCGTAGGAATAGTGCGAACCGGAAAAGACCCTCAACTAGTGCTATTAacgaggatgatgaagTCAACACTAACGGACCAAGTCATCATGAACACCACGAGCACCgccatcaccatcatcacaACCAGACTCGTCGTGACTCCCTGACTTCAATTGTCCTAGAGACCTCGAGTTCCAGTGGAATTTTCAGCAAGGTTGTGCTACCTGTATTATTTGTTATTGCATCAGGAATCCTGGGTTATCTGGTATCCGGCAACCAGTCTGACAACACTGGCGAAATTTCTGACGAACCCTTGGCACTTGGACCCCAAATCTTGGGATATACTTCTGCTGTGCTCTACCTGAGTGCCAGAATTCCTCAGATCATACAAAATCATCAACGCCGTTCTACCCATGGCTTGTCTCTGGTGTTTTTCGTGTTTTCTGTGCTAGGTAATGCCACAtatgctgctggtattcTTCTGTACCGAACGGATATCCAGTGGGTTACTCTATATTTTCCATGGCTATTGGGCTCTCTAGGTACTATCTTAGAGGACTGTGTAatatttcttcaattttaCATGTACGACAGTGAACATAAAGATGAGGACTCGGAGTCCGCTGTTCACGATTAG
- the TRX1 gene encoding thioredoxin TRX1 (Cytoplasmic thioredoxin isoenzyme; part of thioredoxin system which protects cells against oxidative and reductive stress; forms LMA1 complex with Pbi2p; acts as a cofactor for Tsa1p; required for ER-Golgi transport and vacuole inheritance; with Trx2p, facilitates mitochondrial import of small Tims Tim9p, Tim10p, Tim13p by maintaining them in reduced form; abundance increases iunder DNA replication stress; TRX1 has a paralog, TRX2, that arose from the whole genome duplication; GO_component: GO:0005794 - Golgi apparatus [Evidence IEA]; GO_component: GO:0000139 - Golgi membrane [Evidence IEA]; GO_component: GO:0005737 - cytoplasm [Evidence IEA,IEA]; GO_component: GO:0005829 - cytosol [Evidence IDA] [PMID 8603912]; GO_component: GO:0000324 - fungal-type vacuole [Evidence IPI] [PMID 9657146]; GO_component: GO:0016020 - membrane [Evidence IEA]; GO_component: GO:0005758 - mitochondrial intermembrane space [Evidence IEA]; GO_component: GO:0005758 - mitochondrial intermembrane space [Evidence IDA] [PMID 22984289]; GO_component: GO:0005739 - mitochondrion [Evidence IEA]; GO_component: GO:0005634 - nucleus [Evidence IEA,IEA]; GO_function: GO:0015036 - disulfide oxidoreductase activity [Evidence IDA] [PMID 19362171]; GO_function: GO:0015036 - disulfide oxidoreductase activity [Evidence ISS] [PMID 1988444]; GO_function: GO:0015035 - protein disulfide oxidoreductase activity [Evidence IEA]; GO_process: GO:0006888 - ER to Golgi vesicle-mediated transport [Evidence IDA] [PMID 9813082]; GO_process: GO:0045454 - cell redox homeostasis [Evidence IEA]; GO_process: GO:0045454 - cell redox homeostasis [Evidence TAS] [PMID 11169096]; GO_process: GO:0034599 - cellular response to oxidative stress [Evidence ISS] [PMID 1988444]; GO_process: GO:0009263 - deoxyribonucleotide biosynthetic process [Evidence IEA]; GO_process: GO:0006662 - glycerol ether metabolic process [Evidence IEA]; GO_process: GO:0055114 - oxidation-reduction process [Evidence IEA]; GO_process: GO:0080058 - protein deglutathionylation [Evidence IDA,IGI] [PMID 20074363]; GO_process: GO:0015031 - protein transport [Evidence IEA]; GO_process: GO:0006890 - retrograde vesicle-mediated transport, Golgi to ER [Evidence IDA] [PMID 9813082]; GO_process: GO:0042144 - vacuole fusion, non-autophagic [Evidence IDA] [PMID 9657146]; GO_process: GO:0000011 - vacuole inheritance [Evidence IMP] [PMID 8603912]; GO_process: GO:0000011 - vacuole inheritance [Evidence IMP] [PMID 9015301]), giving the protein MTVNPITSLSQFQEEIKFSGLTVIDFYATWCGPCKMISPVLDRISDATPSAHFFKVDVDAVPDVASENEISAMPTLLFFKNGVKVESVVGANIAKINAVVKDLA; this is encoded by the coding sequence ATGACTGTTAACCCTATTACTTCTCTCAGCCAATTCCAAGAGGAAATCAAGTTCTCTGGCCTTACTGTCATTGATTTCTATGCTACCTGGTGTGGTCCTTGTAAGATGATCTCACCTGTCCTCGACAGAATCTCCGACGCTACTCCTTCTGCCCACTTTTTCAAGGTCGATGTCGATGCTGTTCCTGATGTTGCTTCTGAGAATGAGATTTCTGCCATGCCAACCTTATTATTCTTCAAGAATGGTGTCAAGGTCGagtctgttgttggtgcCAACATTGCCAAGATCAACGCTGTTGTCAAGGATCTTGCTTAA
- the CWH41 gene encoding Cwh41p (Processing alpha glucosidase I; ER type II integral membrane N-glycoprotein involved in assembly of cell wall beta 1,6 glucan and asparagine-linked protein glycosylation; also involved in ER protein quality control and sensing of ER stress; GO_component: GO:0005783 - endoplasmic reticulum [Evidence IEA]; GO_component: GO:0005789 - endoplasmic reticulum membrane [Evidence IEA]; GO_component: GO:0005789 - endoplasmic reticulum membrane [Evidence IDA] [PMID 8576053]; GO_component: GO:0016021 - integral component of membrane [Evidence IEA]; GO_component: GO:0016020 - membrane [Evidence IEA]; GO_function: GO:0003824 - catalytic activity [Evidence IEA]; GO_function: GO:0016787 - hydrolase activity [Evidence IEA]; GO_function: GO:0016798 - hydrolase activity, acting on glycosyl bonds [Evidence IEA]; GO_function: GO:0004573 - mannosyl-oligosaccharide glucosidase activity [Evidence IEA,IEA]; GO_function: GO:0004573 - mannosyl-oligosaccharide glucosidase activity [Evidence IDA] [PMID 14680956]; GO_function: GO:0004573 - mannosyl-oligosaccharide glucosidase activity [Evidence IMP,ISS] [PMID 9430631]; GO_process: GO:0009272 - fungal-type cell wall biogenesis [Evidence IMP] [PMID 9430631]; GO_process: GO:0008152 - metabolic process [Evidence IEA]; GO_process: GO:0009311 - oligosaccharide metabolic process [Evidence IEA]; GO_process: GO:0006487 - protein N-linked glycosylation [Evidence IMP] [PMID 9363442]): MNCQSRRRPSPYNWSQFNHKLKMVHWPHFLSLANLIALSWLCVVFVSSSPQSVLKSAPLINEYARQSNSSLLWGPYRSNLYFGIRPRIPKSLLSGLMWYNADSYDGLKNLRHTCEQGDAMAGYGWQQYDPRSGGHQVINDLDNFVNISTDFVKTEVGSWAVRVKGVPQNEQRRTTVIFYSGLEGHGKLDLESQLTPEGIEGPVELVGSSPELGDFSIEVTTGPSTNRHPKTSHVVDKVRPSQNSHYASLMMPDDNVWLAKEVFQTFIEDNVSQFSALFDEADMIPPWSVFTLQNRDDLKGNVHMIQRTYQGSFEFDILYNPIEISESSKISSRKLGDLLELSLSEFDTKFKRAFQFQPPFDSSLKHELFAKEMFSNLVGGIGYFYGTSIVDRSLSDLDDDEGDWEVEAAALASGVGKEEGPFELFTAVPSRPFFPRGFYWDEGFHLIPVLDYDADLTLEVLKSWFSLVDGDGWIAREQILGPEARSKVPTEFRTQYPHYANPPTLMLLFSNIAKRAHEWSQSEHGTNFDGSLVLGNAHIEYPELLFSYAEKIYPELQSHYEWFRRTQKGEIRQWDREAFSSKEGYRWRGRTPNHCLTSGLDDYPRAAMPHPGELHVDLLSWIGMMTRSIKEIARVLGKDDDVEMYSEIEEAIVKNLYDLHWDHKEQMYCDSTIDDYEESVHVCHRGYVSLFPFMLQLIPEDSTEQLLAAINDIKDPGGLWSPYGIRSLSKSDEFFGTKENYWRGPIWINMNYMILESLRYYGTSETSSAEVKSLSSEIYKELRVNIVNNVFNRWEETGFAWEQYDSNTGKAQGVKHFLGWTSLVIKIMAMPEEL; encoded by the coding sequence ATGAACTGCCAGAGTCGACGTAGACCTTCACCATACAACTGGAGTCAATTCAATCacaaattgaaaatggttCATTGGCCCCATTTTCTGAGTCTTGCGAATCTCATAGCTCTCAGCTGGCTATGTGTTGTATTTGTATCTTCCTCGCCTCAGTCTGTCCTTAAGTCGGCACCTCTCATTAATGAGTATGCCAGGCAATCCAATTCATCACTTTTATGGGGTCCGTACAGATCTAACTTGTATTTCGGTATCAGACCCCGGATTCCCAAATCATTACTGTCTGGTCTGATGTGGTACAATGCTGATAGTTATGATGGACTAAAAAATCTCCGTCATACCTGTGAGCAAGGTGATGCCATGGCCGGCTATGGATGGCAACAGTATGACCCCCGGTCTGGAGGACATCAAGTCATCAATGATTTGGATAATTTTGTTAATATTAGTACTGATTTTGTCAAAACTGAAGTTGGCAGCTGGGCTGTCAGAGTGAAAGGTGTTCCACAAAATGAGCAACGTAGAACCACTGTCATATTTTATTCCGGCTTAGAGGGCCATGGGAAGTTAGACTTGGagagtcaattgactccAGAGGGCATAGAGGGTCCTGTAGAGCTTGTTGGATCATCTCCTGAACTTGGCGACTTTTCGATTGAAGTCACTACTGGCCCTTCTACCAACCGCCATCCAAAGACAAGTCATGTTGTAGACAAAGTCAGACCTTCACAAAATTCCCATTACGCTTCATTGATGATGCCAGACGATAATGTCTGGCTCGCTAAAGAAGTATTTCAAACTTTCATTGAAGATAACGTAAGTCAGTTTTCCGCCCTGTTTGACGAAGCCGACATGATTCCTCCCTGGAGTGTATTTACTCTGCAAAATAGAGACGACTTAAAAGGCAATGTTCATATGATTCAAAGGACATATCAAGGaagttttgaatttgaCATTCTCTATAACCCAATTGAAATTTCTGAGAGCTCTaaaatcagcagcagaaagCTGGGTGATTTGTTGGAACTATCATTGAGTGAATTTGATACCAAGTTCAAAAGAGCCTTCCAGTTCCAGCCTCCTTTTGACTCATCGCTCAAGCATGAGCTTTTTGCTAAGGAAATGTTCTCAAACCTAGTTGGAGGCATTGGTTACTTTTACGGAACGTCCATTGTTGATAGATCATTGAGTGATTTAGACGATGACGAGGGTGATTGGGAAGTTgaggcagcagctttgGCTTCTGGAGTGGGTAAAGAAGAGGGCCCGTTCGAGCTATTTACAGCGGTTCCAAGTCGTCCTTTCTTCCCTCGAGGTTTTTATTGGGATGAAGGATTCCATCTTATCCCTGTTCTCGATTATGATGCTGACCTCACTCTGGAAGTGCTGAAGAGCTGGTTTTCATTAGTAGATGGTGATGGATGGATTGCTAGAGAGCAAATCCTTGGCCCCGAGGCACGTAGCAAAGTTCCTACTGAGTTCCGAACTCAGTATCCTCACTACGCCAATCCACCTACTTTGATGTTGCTATTTTCCAATATTGCCAAGCGTGCTCACGAATGGAGTCAATCTGAGCACGGTACTAACTTTGATGGTAGCTTGGTACTGGGCAATGCCCACATCGAATATCCCGAATTGCTTTTCAGCTATGCCGAGAAGATCTACCCAGAACTACAAAGCCACTATGAGTGGTTTAGAAGAACTCAAAAGGGGGAAATTAGGCAGTGGGATAGAGAGGCCttctcttcaaaagagGGCTATAGATGGCGCGGTCGAACTCCTAATCACTGTCTAACTAGTGGATTGGACGACTATCCACGGGCTGCCATGCCACACCCTGGTGAGTTACATGTTGACTTATTATCATGGATTGGTATGATGACAAGATCGATCAAGGAGATAGCTCGTGTACTTGGAAAAGACGATGACGTTGAAATGTACAGCGAAATTGAGGAGGCTATTGTGAAAAATCTGTATGACCTACACTGGGACCACAAAGAGCAAATGTACTGTGATTCAACAATAGATGACTATGAGGAAAGTGTGCATGTCTGTCATAGAGGATACGTCAGCTTGTTCCCATTCATGCTTCAATTGATTCCTGAAGACTCGACAGAACAATTGTTGGCTGCCATCAATGATATCAAAGATCCTGGAGGACTCTGGTCACCATACGGAATTCGCAGTTTGTCAAAGAGTGATGAATTCTTTGGCACCAAGGAAAATTACTGGAGAGGGCCTATATGGATCAATATGAACTACATGATTTTGGAGAGTTTGAGATACTACGGCACTTCTGAGACATCCAGCGCCGAAGTCAAGTCTCTATCCAGCGAAATATACAAGGAGTTGAGAGTGAATATTGTCAACAACGTTTTTAATAGATGGGAAGAGACAGGATTTGCCTGGGAACAATACGACTCAAATACTGGCAAGGCACAAGGAGTCAAGCATTTCTTAGGCTGGACATCACTGGTGATTAAGATCATGGCCATGCCTGAAGAATTATAA
- the TRP5 gene encoding tryptophan synthase TRP5 (Tryptophan synthase; catalyzes the last step of tryptophan biosynthesis; regulated by the general control system of amino acid biosynthesis; GO_component: GO:0005737 - cytoplasm [Evidence IDA] [PMID 11914276]; GO_component: GO:0005737 - cytoplasm [Evidence IDA] [PMID 14562095]; GO_component: GO:0005634 - nucleus [Evidence IDA] [PMID 14562095]; GO_function: GO:0003824 - catalytic activity [Evidence IEA]; GO_function: GO:0016829 - lyase activity [Evidence IEA]; GO_function: GO:0004834 - tryptophan synthase activity [Evidence IEA,IEA]; GO_function: GO:0004834 - tryptophan synthase activity [Evidence IDA] [PMID 391563]; GO_function: GO:0004834 - tryptophan synthase activity [Evidence ISO] [PMID 6276387]; GO_function: GO:0004834 - tryptophan synthase activity [Evidence IDA] [PMID 6342605]; GO_process: GO:0009073 - aromatic amino acid family biosynthetic process [Evidence IEA]; GO_process: GO:0008652 - cellular amino acid biosynthetic process [Evidence IEA]; GO_process: GO:0008152 - metabolic process [Evidence IEA]; GO_process: GO:0000162 - tryptophan biosynthetic process [Evidence IEA,IEA,IEA]; GO_process: GO:0000162 - tryptophan biosynthetic process [Evidence IMP] [PMID 10790693]; GO_process: GO:0006568 - tryptophan metabolic process [Evidence IEA]) has translation MSANLNATFAKCKKEGRNAMLTFLTAGFPSVAETVPLLKSLQDGGADIIELGVPFSDPIADGPTIQKANQIALENGVSVHVCLELVRQARAAGVNIPIILMGYYNPILQYGENKFVEDAKKAGVDGFLLVDLPPEEASRFRKISSNSGLSYIPLIAPSTTNERLAQLSEIADSFLYVVSRMGTTGVAGGLDSNVSTLLKRVRQFTGEKPLAVGFGISTRENYLTVSPVADGIVIGSYLISLIDNTPKEERLETVKKYINGIVGGREVVVDPRPESPSTTPVLSEDEEEQKKQFYALVDRFGDYGGQYVPEVLHQCLSELEKGFNEAIHDEKFWEELRSYYPYMGRPSNLYFADRLSEKVGGAKIWLKREDLNHTGSHKINNALAQVLIARRLGKTQVIAETGAGQHGVATATVAAKFGLKCKVFMGAEDCRRQALNVFRMKLLGAEVVPVHAGTKTLRDACSEALRTWVTTIGDTHYVLGSATGPHPFPTMVRTFQSVIGQETKEQFAKYNDGKLPDVVVACVGGGSNCSGMFAPFIEDKSVKLVGVEAGGEGLQTDKHSATLSAGKSGVLHGAKTYVLQNADGQVQDTHSISAGLDYPGVGPELASWKDSGRVKFIAATDLEALQGFRILSETEGIIPAMESSHAIHGAVELAKTMSPDEHVVICLSGRGDKDVQNIADLLPTYGPKLGWDVRFEN, from the coding sequence ATGTCAGCCAACCTGAACGCTACATTTGCCAAGTGCAAGAAAGAAGGCAGAAATGCCATGCTTACATTTTTAACGGCTGGTTTCCCGTCGGTGGCTGAGACTGTTCCTCTTTTAAAGTCATTACAGGACGGTGGTGCCGATATCATTGAGTTGGGTGTTCCATTCTCTGATCCCATTGCTGATGGTCCTACTATTCAAAAGGCCAACCAGATCGCATTAGAAAACGGAGTTAGTGTTCATGTATGTTTAGAATTGGTTCGTCAAGccagagctgctggtgtcaatATCCCAATCATTCTCATGGGATACTACAATCCAATTCTTCAATACGGTGAAAACaaatttgttgaagatgccAAAAAGGCTGGTGTCGACGGCTTTTTGCTGGTCGATTTACCACCAGAGGAGGCCAGCAGGTTCAGAAAGATCTCGAGTAATTCTGGTCTAAGTTACATCCCATTGATTGCTCCTTCTACTACTAATGAGAGACTCGCACAACTTTCTGAGATTGCTGACTCTTTCTTATATGTTGTGTCGAGAATGGGTACCActggtgttgctggtggtttAGACTCCAACGTGTCTACTTTACTAAAAAGAGTTCGTCAATTCACCGGTGAGAAGCCTTTGGCTGTTGGATTCGGTATCAGTACGAGAGAAAACTACCTTACTGTTAGTCCTGTGGCTGATGGTATTGTTATCGGTAGTTACTTGATCTCTTTGATTGATAATACCCCCAAAGAAGAGAGATTGGAAACTGTCAAGAAGTATATTAATGGCATTGTGGGAGGTAGAGAGGTAGTGGTTGATCCAAGACCAGAAAGTCCTTCTACCACTCCAGTTCTTTcagaggatgaagaagagcaaaaGAAACAATTCTATGCATTAGTTGACCGATTTGGTGACTACGGTGGACAGTATGTTCCTGAAGTGCTACACCAATGCTTGTCTGAGCTCGAGAAGGGATTTAATGAGGCTATTCATGATGAAAAGTTCTGGGAAGAGCTTAGATCTTACTACCCTTACATGGGCCGTCCATCTAACTTGTACTTTGCCGACCGTCTCAGTGAAAaggttggtggtgctaaAATCTGGTTAAAGAGAGAAGATCTTAACCACACTGGTAGTCACAAAATTAACAATGCTTTGGCGCAGGTATTGATTGCCAGACGTCTTGGAAAGACCCAGGTCATCGCCGAGACCGGTGCTGGTCAACACGGTGTAgccactgctactgttgCTGCCAAGTTTGGTCTCAAGTGTAAGGTGTTCATGGGTGCAGAGGATTGTCGTAGACAGGCCCTCAATGTATTTAGAATGAAACTTTTGGGTGCTGAAGTTGTACCTGTTCATGCTGGTACCAAGACTCTTCGTGATGCTTGTAGTGAAGCTCTTCGTACTTGGGTTACCACTATTGGAGATACTCATTACGTACTTGGTTCGGCTACTGGACCACATCCCTTCCCTACTATGGTTCGTACTTTCCAATCTGTTATTGGTCAGGAGACTAAAGAACAATTTGCCAAGTACAACGATGGCAAGCTTCCTGATGTCGTGGTTGCTTGTGTCGGCGGTGGCTCAAACTGTTCTGGTATGTTTGCTCCTTTCATTGAGGACAAATCTGTTAAGCTCGTAGGTGTTGaggctggtggtgaaggtTTACAAACAGATAAGCACAGTGCTACCTTGAGTGCTGGTAAGTCTGGTGTTTTGCACGGTGCCAAGACTTATGTCCTGCAAAATGCTGACGGTCAGGTTCAAGATACTCACTCTATCTCTGCTGGTTTAGACTATCCTGGTGTTGGTCCTGAATTGGCTTCTTGGAAGGACAGTGGCAGGGTCAAGTTTATCGCTGCTACCGATCTTGAGGCTTTACAAGGATTCCGTATTCTTTCTGAAACTGAAGGAATCATTCCCGCTATGGAATCGTCTCATGCTATTCACGGAGCCGTTGAGCTTGCCAAGACCATGTCTCCTGACGAACATGTAGTCATTTGTTTATCTGGTCGTGGTGACAAGGATGTCCAAAATATTGCTGACCTTCTCCCAACTTACGGACCTAAGCTTGGCTGGGACGTTCGTTTTGAGAATTAA